The following coding sequences lie in one Capsicum annuum cultivar UCD-10X-F1 chromosome 5, UCD10Xv1.1, whole genome shotgun sequence genomic window:
- the LOC107871296 gene encoding E3 ubiquitin-protein ligase RGLG4 isoform X2 — translation MRKRSLSRSISSNNSFEKKVLSNSKKELSKMMENKKRGKYYYIPDNFKSLDQVTLALRESGLESSNLIIGIDFTKSNEWTGKVSFNNRSLHAIGELVNPYEKAISIIGKTLSPFDEDNLIPCFGFGDVTTHDQDVFSFHSDHSPCHGFEEVLACYKKIVPNLQLSGPTSYGPVIDAAVDIVERTGGQYHVLVIIADGQVTRSVNTSDSELSPQEDNTIKSIVTASMYPLSIVLVGVGDGPWEDMQKFDDRIPAREIDNFQFVNFTAIVNKHSTDSEKEAAFALAALMEIPIQYKAARELGLLGKRTGKAKKIVPKPPPISYRRPMRIPTQDQSSSLSGSAQNEHSQVCPVCLTGTKDMAFGCGHMTCRECAPRLSDCPICRRRITSRIRLYT, via the exons AT GAGAAAGAGGAGTCTGTCGCGGtcgatttcttctaataattcttttgagAAGAAGGTATTAAGTAACAGCAAAAAGGAACTTAGCAAGATGATGGAGAATAAGAAGAGGGGCAAGTATTACTATATTCCTGATAATTTCAAATCACTTGATCAG GTGACTTTGGCCCTGAGAGAATCAGGTTTGGAGTCatcaaatttgattattgggaTAGATTTCACGAAAAGCAACGAATGGACAG GTAAAGTTTCGTTCAACAACAGAAGCTTGCATGCAATAGGCGAATTAGTCAATCCATATGAGAAAGCCATATCTATCATTGGAAAGACATTATCTCCATTCGATGAGGAcaatttaattccttgttttggattTGGTGATG TGACCACGCATGATCAAGACGTGTTTAGCTTTCACAGCGATCACTCTCCTTGCCATGGATTTGAAGAAGTCCTAGCTTGCTACAAGAAAATAGTTCCAAATCTGCAATTATCCG GACCAACATCGTACGGGCCAGTAATAGATGCTGCAGTAGATATAGTAGAGAGAACTGGTGGACAATACCATGTGTTGGTTATCATCGCTGATGGACAG GTTACCAGGAGTGTCAACACAAGTGATTCGGAACTCAGCCCACAAGAAGACAACACAATTAAGTCTATTGTTACTGCAAG CATGTATCCTCTCTCTATCGTTCTTGTTGGAGTTGGCGATGGACCTTGGGAAGACATGCAAAAATTTGATGACCGTATACCTGCTCGTGAAATTGATAATTTTCAG TTTGTGAATTTCACCGCTATCGTGAACAAACATTCAACTGATTCGGAAAAAGAAGCTGCATTCGCTCTTGCTGCACTCATGGAGATCCCTATCCAATATAAAGCAGCTAGAGAACTCGGTCTGCTTGG AAAAAGAACAGGCAAGGCAAAAAAGATTGTTCCAAAGCCACCTCCTATCTCTTATCGTCGCCCCATGAGAATCCCAACTCAAGATCAAAGCAGTAGTCTTTCAGGATCCGCGCAAAATGAACACAGTCAA GTTTGCCCAGTTTGTCTAACTGGTACTAAGGACATGGCTTTTGGTTGTGGACACATG ACCTGCAGAGAATGTGCTCCAAGATTATCAGATTGTCCCATATGTCGTCGACGTATAACTAGCCGTATACGGTTATACACTTGA
- the LOC107871296 gene encoding E3 ubiquitin-protein ligase RGLG4 isoform X1 codes for MGNIFSSTFVKKSVPKGLNDNSSSSSSSTSRRKRSLSRSISSNNSFEKKVLSNSKKELSKMMENKKRGKYYYIPDNFKSLDQVTLALRESGLESSNLIIGIDFTKSNEWTGKVSFNNRSLHAIGELVNPYEKAISIIGKTLSPFDEDNLIPCFGFGDVTTHDQDVFSFHSDHSPCHGFEEVLACYKKIVPNLQLSGPTSYGPVIDAAVDIVERTGGQYHVLVIIADGQVTRSVNTSDSELSPQEDNTIKSIVTASMYPLSIVLVGVGDGPWEDMQKFDDRIPAREIDNFQFVNFTAIVNKHSTDSEKEAAFALAALMEIPIQYKAARELGLLGKRTGKAKKIVPKPPPISYRRPMRIPTQDQSSSLSGSAQNEHSQVCPVCLTGTKDMAFGCGHMTCRECAPRLSDCPICRRRITSRIRLYT; via the exons ATGGGTAACATTTTCAGTTcaacatttgttaaaaaaagtgtTCCTAAAGGTTTAAATGATAATtccagttcttcttcttcttctacttctagGAGAAAGAGGAGTCTGTCGCGGtcgatttcttctaataattcttttgagAAGAAGGTATTAAGTAACAGCAAAAAGGAACTTAGCAAGATGATGGAGAATAAGAAGAGGGGCAAGTATTACTATATTCCTGATAATTTCAAATCACTTGATCAG GTGACTTTGGCCCTGAGAGAATCAGGTTTGGAGTCatcaaatttgattattgggaTAGATTTCACGAAAAGCAACGAATGGACAG GTAAAGTTTCGTTCAACAACAGAAGCTTGCATGCAATAGGCGAATTAGTCAATCCATATGAGAAAGCCATATCTATCATTGGAAAGACATTATCTCCATTCGATGAGGAcaatttaattccttgttttggattTGGTGATG TGACCACGCATGATCAAGACGTGTTTAGCTTTCACAGCGATCACTCTCCTTGCCATGGATTTGAAGAAGTCCTAGCTTGCTACAAGAAAATAGTTCCAAATCTGCAATTATCCG GACCAACATCGTACGGGCCAGTAATAGATGCTGCAGTAGATATAGTAGAGAGAACTGGTGGACAATACCATGTGTTGGTTATCATCGCTGATGGACAG GTTACCAGGAGTGTCAACACAAGTGATTCGGAACTCAGCCCACAAGAAGACAACACAATTAAGTCTATTGTTACTGCAAG CATGTATCCTCTCTCTATCGTTCTTGTTGGAGTTGGCGATGGACCTTGGGAAGACATGCAAAAATTTGATGACCGTATACCTGCTCGTGAAATTGATAATTTTCAG TTTGTGAATTTCACCGCTATCGTGAACAAACATTCAACTGATTCGGAAAAAGAAGCTGCATTCGCTCTTGCTGCACTCATGGAGATCCCTATCCAATATAAAGCAGCTAGAGAACTCGGTCTGCTTGG AAAAAGAACAGGCAAGGCAAAAAAGATTGTTCCAAAGCCACCTCCTATCTCTTATCGTCGCCCCATGAGAATCCCAACTCAAGATCAAAGCAGTAGTCTTTCAGGATCCGCGCAAAATGAACACAGTCAA GTTTGCCCAGTTTGTCTAACTGGTACTAAGGACATGGCTTTTGGTTGTGGACACATG ACCTGCAGAGAATGTGCTCCAAGATTATCAGATTGTCCCATATGTCGTCGACGTATAACTAGCCGTATACGGTTATACACTTGA
- the LOC107871296 gene encoding E3 ubiquitin-protein ligase RGLG4 isoform X3, translating to MMENKKRGKYYYIPDNFKSLDQVTLALRESGLESSNLIIGIDFTKSNEWTGKVSFNNRSLHAIGELVNPYEKAISIIGKTLSPFDEDNLIPCFGFGDVTTHDQDVFSFHSDHSPCHGFEEVLACYKKIVPNLQLSGPTSYGPVIDAAVDIVERTGGQYHVLVIIADGQVTRSVNTSDSELSPQEDNTIKSIVTASMYPLSIVLVGVGDGPWEDMQKFDDRIPAREIDNFQFVNFTAIVNKHSTDSEKEAAFALAALMEIPIQYKAARELGLLGKRTGKAKKIVPKPPPISYRRPMRIPTQDQSSSLSGSAQNEHSQVCPVCLTGTKDMAFGCGHMTCRECAPRLSDCPICRRRITSRIRLYT from the exons ATGATGGAGAATAAGAAGAGGGGCAAGTATTACTATATTCCTGATAATTTCAAATCACTTGATCAG GTGACTTTGGCCCTGAGAGAATCAGGTTTGGAGTCatcaaatttgattattgggaTAGATTTCACGAAAAGCAACGAATGGACAG GTAAAGTTTCGTTCAACAACAGAAGCTTGCATGCAATAGGCGAATTAGTCAATCCATATGAGAAAGCCATATCTATCATTGGAAAGACATTATCTCCATTCGATGAGGAcaatttaattccttgttttggattTGGTGATG TGACCACGCATGATCAAGACGTGTTTAGCTTTCACAGCGATCACTCTCCTTGCCATGGATTTGAAGAAGTCCTAGCTTGCTACAAGAAAATAGTTCCAAATCTGCAATTATCCG GACCAACATCGTACGGGCCAGTAATAGATGCTGCAGTAGATATAGTAGAGAGAACTGGTGGACAATACCATGTGTTGGTTATCATCGCTGATGGACAG GTTACCAGGAGTGTCAACACAAGTGATTCGGAACTCAGCCCACAAGAAGACAACACAATTAAGTCTATTGTTACTGCAAG CATGTATCCTCTCTCTATCGTTCTTGTTGGAGTTGGCGATGGACCTTGGGAAGACATGCAAAAATTTGATGACCGTATACCTGCTCGTGAAATTGATAATTTTCAG TTTGTGAATTTCACCGCTATCGTGAACAAACATTCAACTGATTCGGAAAAAGAAGCTGCATTCGCTCTTGCTGCACTCATGGAGATCCCTATCCAATATAAAGCAGCTAGAGAACTCGGTCTGCTTGG AAAAAGAACAGGCAAGGCAAAAAAGATTGTTCCAAAGCCACCTCCTATCTCTTATCGTCGCCCCATGAGAATCCCAACTCAAGATCAAAGCAGTAGTCTTTCAGGATCCGCGCAAAATGAACACAGTCAA GTTTGCCCAGTTTGTCTAACTGGTACTAAGGACATGGCTTTTGGTTGTGGACACATG ACCTGCAGAGAATGTGCTCCAAGATTATCAGATTGTCCCATATGTCGTCGACGTATAACTAGCCGTATACGGTTATACACTTGA
- the LOC107871295 gene encoding organic cation/carnitine transporter 3, with protein MSDQSSEPLLLNRKKASKSLDETIERCIGEFGWAQLLQSILVSLSWVFDAQQTFISVFTDTLAVSEWSLQPGVSSALTGLPASSFFIGCLIGGLVLSTLADTKLGRKNMLILSCLIMSLTGTITSISTNIWMYSFFRLLSGFGRATIGTCALVLSTELVGNQWRGQVGIIGFVCFTIGFLSLPMIAYVNKESSWRVLYLWTCVPTILYSILVHLFVHESPRWLYVRGNKEEFVLTLKSITTRSSLTLSFFGSFFEFEDQEHNNSEESTMSLYSAIKMLIEKNWAFRRLISVMLVGFGIGMVYYGMPLGVGNLPFNLYLSVTLNALSELPASMVTFFLIGKLTRKKSLLGFAMLSGICSIGCVIVKSDYLKELQMGLELFSFFSACTCFNVLLIYTVELFPTCVRNSAVSMVRQALVLGGSFSPMLVAFGRENRWLSYGVFGICIAICGLFVLCLPETKGRTLSDTMDEEEYKESVLVC; from the exons atgagtgatCAATCATCCGAACCCTTATTATTAAATCGAAAAAAGGCATCGAAATCGCTCGATGAGACGATAGAAAGGTGCATTGGTGAATTTGGATGGGCACAATTGTTACAATCCATCCTCGTATCCTTGTCATGGGTTTTCGACGCTCAACAAACATTCATTAGTGTCTTCACAGACACGCTTGCCGTCAGTGAATGGTCGTTGCAGCCAGGTGTGAGTTCAGCTCTTACTGGCTTGCCAGCATCTTCGTTTTTCATAGGTTGTCTTATTGGTGGTTTAGTCCTCTCAACATTGGCTGACACAAAACTTGGTAGAAAAAACATGTTGATCTTGTCATGTCTAATCATGTCACTTACTGGAACCATTACATCAATTTCAACAAACATTTGGATGTATTCATTTTTTAGGCTTTTAAGTGGTTTTGGAAGGGCTACTATTGGGACATGTGCACTTGTTTTGTCAACAGAGTTAGTAGGCAATCAATGGCGTGGACAAGTTGGTATAATTGGATTTGTTTGTTTTACTATTGGTTTCCTTTCATTGCCAATGATTGCTTATGTGAATAAAGAGTCTTCATGGAGGGTTTTGTACTTGTGGACTTGTGTTCCAACAATCTTGTACTCAATTTTGGTACATTTGTTTGTTCATGAATCACCAAGATGGCTTTATGTAAGAGGGAACAAAGAAGAATTTGTGTTAACTTTGAAAAGTATTACAACAAGGAGTAGCTTGACTTTGAGTTTCTTTGGCTCCTTCTTTGAATTTGAAGATCAAGAACATAAT AACTCAGAGGAGTCAACGATGAGTCTCTATTCGGCTATCAAGATGTTGATCGAAAAAAATTGGGCTTTTAGACGACTTATATCGGTTATGTTGGTTGGTTTTGGTATAGGAATGGTATATTATGGTATGCCATTAGGTGTTGGAAATTTACCTTTCAATTTATACCTAAGTGTTACACTTAATGCACTATCAGAATTACCAGCATCTATGGTAACATTCTTCTTAATTGGAAAATTAACTAGGAAAAAATCACTATTAGGGTTTGCTATGTTAAGTGGAATATGTAGTATAGGTTGTGTAATAGTGAAAAGTGATTATTTGAAAGAGTTACAAATGGGGTTagaacttttttcatttttcagtgCATGTACTTGTTTTAATGTGTTGTTAATTTACACTGTGGAATTGTTTCCAACATGTGTAAGAAATTCAGCAGTGTCAATGGTGAGACAAGCATTGGTACTAGGTGGTTCATTTAGTCCAATGTTGGTAGCTTTTGGGAGGGAAAATAGGTGGTTATCATATGGTGTTTTTGGGATTTGTATAGCAATTTGTGGgttgtttgtgttgtgtttgcCTGAGACTAAAGGTAGGACATTGAGTGATACTATGGATGAAGAGGAGTACAAGGAAAGTGTACTTGTTTGCTAA